ACTGCTGGTAGGAGCTATCCCGGTTACATACTCGCTGTCGGGCGGAACACTGAGCGGTCTCCCTATCGACACCATGCAGCAGCAGGAAATATTCCTGACCGCCGCACAATCCATCTTTGCGGTGCTTCTGCTTATCAACCTGCGGCTCAATACGCGTGAAGCCGGTCTGATCCTGACGCTGTTCCTGGCCGACTTCGCTGCCAGCGTCACCCTGTCCCCGGACGAGCAAATCTGGGCGCGCCTGGGCTTTTCAAGCCTGTACCTGATACTGGCAATCGGGATCGCGATTAAACGCCGTCGCCTGTTCGCTCCGGCCATACGGGACAGTGTAATGATCGATCCGAAGCAACTGGCCCGTGAGAGTTCATAACAAACAACACATTATCTTAACGCAGCATACGTCAGCCATTCAAAGAGAGCCAAACGCCGGGAAACCAGGGGTCTGTCCCCTGTTGTCTCGGATAGTGTGTTCAATATATGGAGAAGTTGGCTACAGGGTACAGCGACATCAGCGAAAAATGACAGGCCCATCGGGCCGGTGACGGTGTCGGTGTGCCATACGGGTACGTTCTTGATTGAACCGGTGGAAGAAGCCGAAAAGGTTATAACATAACAAAAACGCGCGCTGACCAGCCGCAAGGACCGCTGGTATGCAGTGCGGCTGGGCGGGCTCAGTAGCGGATGTTCACCCCGACCCGGTTGGGTGTGAGCACCCAGGCGTATTGATAATCGAGGCGATTGTCGCCCAGTGACAGCGTGGCGGGCTGGAAGCGGTTGAGCGCGGCGCCGGCCTGGGTCGGCTGGGTCCAGATCTGCATCTCGCCGACCAGCATGCCGGTGGCGAAGTTGACCAGACCATCGCGCGGACGATCGTCGCCGACGCCGATCGCCAGCCCGCCGAGGGTGTTGACCACCAGCGAGTCGAGCCGCGCCCGCCAGGCGTGCCGGGTACGCTCCTCGGCGGCGGTGGCACGCATCAGTTCGCGGGCCTCAACGAGCGCCTGGCCATCGCCCCGCTCGGCCAGCGTCTCGAAGCGCCGATGCGCCGCCGGATGCGGCTGCGGGTTGGCGATCACTCCGCCCAGCGCCAGCGCCGATTTCACCGCGCCGACCCGGCCGTCGAAGCGGTCTTCATCGTCGTCGGCTTCGCTGGCCTGGTAGATATTATTGGCCAGGCTGGCGGCGTAGATGCCGCCCCAGCCGTAACGCCACAGCGTCGCCTGGCGCTCGCCGCGGGCCAGAGCGTCGTCGTAGGTCTCCCACTCGGTGGCGGTCGGCTGCGCCGTCGCGGTGGCGCTCAGCAGATAACTAAAAAGCAGGGCGCTACACAGCGAAGCGGTACGTGGGGCGGGCATCGGAGACTCCTTGTCGTCTAGGGGCATGCACGGCAATGTGCGGTGAAGTATAGAGGAAACGTCCTCGGAGACGCGCCCTGCCGGCGAATTGCGGCTCGGGCCTTGACTCAGTCATAAATAATTGTTTCCGTGCGACGCTCAAACGATAAGCAGTTTTTTTCCGTATTGCTTCTAAGCTAATAGCTGCGGAAGTGGCTTACATACCCCGACATCGATAGGGCAGCGGGCGCATGTCGGTGGTGTGCGTGCCGAGCTTCGTGTGTGCCGCTATCGTGAACGCAAACCTTGCCTGAACCAAATCAGGAACTCCTATGACGACACAATCCAATAACGAGGCGCCGCCGCGCGACCGCCTCAATGGGCCGGTGTTCTACAGCTCGGTGGTCGGCATCGTCGCCTTCTCGCTGTGGGCGATGATTGCCACCGATCAGGCCAACACAGTCATCAACGCCATCCTCGGCTGGATCGCCAATACCTTCGGTTGGTACTACTTCCTGACCGTGGTGATCTACCTGGTCTTCGTGATCTACCTGGGGTTGTCGCGCTACGGCAACATCCGCCTGGGGCCCGAGCACTCGCGACCCGACTTCAACATCTTCTCGTGGTCGGCGATGCTGTTCTCCGCGGGGATCGGCATCGGGGTGATCTTCTTCGCCCTGGCCGAGCCGCTGACCCAATTCTACAACGCGCCCAACGCGCCTGAGGACCAGGTCGCCGCGGCGCGTCACGCCATGGAGCTGACCTTCCTGCACTGGGGGCTTTCCGGTTGGGGCATCTACACCCTGGTGGGCATGGCGCTGGCCTTCTTCAGCTATCGCCACAACCTGCCACTGACCATTAGCAGCGCGCTCTACCCGATCTTCGGCGACAAGATCTACGGCATGATCGGCCATGTGGTCGACACCGCCGCGGTGCTGGGCACGGTATTCGGCATCGCCGCCAGCCTGGGCATCGGCGTGATTCAGCTCAACTTCGGGCTGGACTACATGTTCGGCATTCCCGAAAGCACCTGGACCCAGGTCGTGCTGGTGCTGGCCATCGTGCTGTTCGCGACGATCTCCGCGGTGACCGGGGTGGAGCGCGGCATTCGCCGGCTTTCCGAGTTCAACATCCTGCTCGCGGTACTACTGCTGCTGTTCGTGCTGTTCGCCGGCAAGACGATCTTCCTGCTCAACGCGCTGGTGATGAACGTCGGCGACTACCTGTCCAACTTCATCAGCCTGTCGTTCAACACTTATGCCTTCGACCGGCCGACCCAGTGGCTGAACGGCTGGACGCTGTTCTTCTGGGCCTGGTGGATCGCCTGGGGGCCGTTCGTCGGGCTGTTCCTGGCGCGCATCTCGCGTGGCCGCACCATTCGCACCTTCGTGCTCGGCACCATGACGCTGCCGATCATCTTCATGTTCCTGTGGATGTCGTTGCTGGGTAACAGCGCCATCGACATGGCGATCAACGGCGCTACCGAATTCGGCCAGCAGGTGATGGCTAACCCGCCGTCCGGCATCTACCTGTTCCTCGAACAATATCCCTGGCCGATCTTCACGACCATTGCGGTGAGCATCCTGGCGATCGTGTTCTTCATTACCTCGGGGGATTCCGGGGCGCTGGTGCTTTCGAACTTCACCTCGAAGCTCAAGAACGTCAACAGCGATGCGCCGATCTGGATGCGCATCCTGTGGTCGGCGGTGATCGGCATCCTGACGTTGTCGCTGCTGCTCGCCGGCGGCTTGAGCACGCTGCAGAGCGCGGTGGTGATCACCGGCCTGCCGTTCTCGATCGTGCTGTTCTTCATGATGGCCGGGCTGCTCAAGGCGCTGAAACTCGAAGCCTTCAAGGAAGACAGCCGGCGCCTGAGCCTGGCCGGTCAGCTCTCGGGGCGTACCGGTAGCGGTGGCGAGCGCGATTCGCGCAACTGGCAGCAGCGCTTGAAGCGCGCCATGAGCTTCCCCGACAAGAAGCAGGCGCGGCGCTTCATGGACGAGACCTGCAAGCCGGCCATGGAAGCCGTGCGCGATTCGCTGCAGGAGCAGGGGGCGTCAGCCGAGATCCGCGAAGGCGAACAGAACGGCGACGACTACCTGTCGCTCAATGTCGACTTCGAGGACGAGCAGAATTTCACCTACCAGATCTGGAGTCAGGGCTTCGCGACGCCGGGGTTCGCCATGCACGCCCCGCACGCCGATTCGCGCTATTACCGGCTGGAGGTCTACCTGCTCGAGGGGAGTCAGGGCTACGATCTGATGGGCTACACTCGCGAACAGG
The genomic region above belongs to Halomonas zincidurans B6 and contains:
- the betT gene encoding choline BCCT transporter BetT, which codes for MTTQSNNEAPPRDRLNGPVFYSSVVGIVAFSLWAMIATDQANTVINAILGWIANTFGWYYFLTVVIYLVFVIYLGLSRYGNIRLGPEHSRPDFNIFSWSAMLFSAGIGIGVIFFALAEPLTQFYNAPNAPEDQVAAARHAMELTFLHWGLSGWGIYTLVGMALAFFSYRHNLPLTISSALYPIFGDKIYGMIGHVVDTAAVLGTVFGIAASLGIGVIQLNFGLDYMFGIPESTWTQVVLVLAIVLFATISAVTGVERGIRRLSEFNILLAVLLLLFVLFAGKTIFLLNALVMNVGDYLSNFISLSFNTYAFDRPTQWLNGWTLFFWAWWIAWGPFVGLFLARISRGRTIRTFVLGTMTLPIIFMFLWMSLLGNSAIDMAINGATEFGQQVMANPPSGIYLFLEQYPWPIFTTIAVSILAIVFFITSGDSGALVLSNFTSKLKNVNSDAPIWMRILWSAVIGILTLSLLLAGGLSTLQSAVVITGLPFSIVLFFMMAGLLKALKLEAFKEDSRRLSLAGQLSGRTGSGGERDSRNWQQRLKRAMSFPDKKQARRFMDETCKPAMEAVRDSLQEQGASAEIREGEQNGDDYLSLNVDFEDEQNFTYQIWSQGFATPGFAMHAPHADSRYYRLEVYLLEGSQGYDLMGYTREQVIGDILDQYELHMQFLHLNRLDPGHTNMPDSPEQPPS